The proteins below come from a single Aegilops tauschii subsp. strangulata cultivar AL8/78 chromosome 6, Aet v6.0, whole genome shotgun sequence genomic window:
- the LOC141025839 gene encoding BURP domain-containing protein 4-like, whose protein sequence is MGLLWTSHSFANFLVEQNGFGVGAYVVHWDPDHRHSASAVPEAVAKHHQIKVQTGMLFLKKNLHVGTVLPEGTKFARAGAPKPVDFISTLLESKNLPSILARFKIPHGSMKAKQVADTLESCGKLVEMEEPHMCFTSHEAMTRFSTKALGLSGARSAITRIHGHETPNSMYTIAQIAQLSNNVVPCHPMDFPYEVFYCHRPKEVQALRVQLKGLKDGMPRVTATAMYHMNTSDWDEQYFELLGGERGESICHYMPTNYIMFY, encoded by the exons ATGGGTTTGCTCTGGACATCTCATAGT TTTGCTAATTTTCTTGTAGAACAAAACGGTTTTGGTGTGGGTGCATATGTTGTGCACTGGGACCCCGATCATCGACATTCCG CTTCTGCTGTTCCTGAAGCAGTGGCAAAACATCATCAGATAAAAGTTCAAACTGGCATGTTGTTCCTGAAGAAGAATCTGCATGTTGGCACTGTACTTCCGGAAGGAACCAAGTTTGCCCGAGCCGGTGCACCAAAGCCTGTCGATTTCATCTCAACTCTGTTGGAGTCGAAGAACTTGCCAAGCATTCTTGCGCGGTTCAAGATACCTCACGGCTCGATGAAGGCGAAGCAGGTAGCTGACACCCTTGAGTCATGCGGCAAACTGGTTGAAATGGAGGAGCCTCACATGTGCTTCACATCTCATGAAGCAATGACAAGGTTTTCCACCAAAGCATTAGGACTGAGCGGCGCACGCTCAGCCATTACAAGGATTCATGGGCATGAGACCCCCAACTCCATGTACACTATTGCACAGATCGCCCAACTGAGCAACAATGTGGTGCCATGCCACCCTATGGATTTTCCATATGAGGTTTTCTACTGCCATCGGCCGAAAGAGGTGCAGGCTTTGAGGGTGCAACTCAAGGGCTTGAAAGATGGAATGCCGCGCGTGACGGCAACAGCCATGTACCACATGAACACATCTGATTGGGACGAGCAGTACTTTGAGCTTTTGGGCGGAGAGCGTGGCGAAAGCATTTGCCACTACATGCCAACAAACTACATCATGTTCTATTAG